A region of Solibacillus isronensis DNA encodes the following proteins:
- a CDS encoding EscU/YscU/HrcU family type III secretion system export apparatus switch protein, with the protein MTEKKFIRKEAIALSYDPQKSSGPTIVAKGKGKIAENILEKAAMHEVPVYEDPNLVELLGQLDLNTSIPEELYQAVAEVFAFIYHLDEKQKLTFKNK; encoded by the coding sequence ATGACCGAAAAAAAATTTATCCGAAAAGAAGCGATCGCCCTTTCCTATGATCCGCAAAAAAGCAGTGGTCCGACAATCGTCGCAAAAGGAAAAGGGAAAATTGCGGAAAATATATTGGAAAAAGCAGCAATGCATGAAGTACCTGTTTATGAAGACCCGAACTTGGTTGAGCTGTTGGGCCAGCTTGATTTGAACACCTCGATCCCTGAAGAACTTTACCAGGCAGTTGCCGAAGTTTTTGCTTTTATATATCATTTGGACGAAAAGCAGAAGTTAACTTTTAAAAATAAATAA
- the sucC gene encoding ADP-forming succinate--CoA ligase subunit beta codes for MNIHEYQGKEILRQYGVAVPRGSVAFSPDEAVKAAKELGANVTVVKAQIHAGGRGKAGGVKIAKNLDEVRSFSKELLGKILVTHQTGPDGKEVKRLYIEEGSDIKKEYYLSLVLDRATSRVVMMGSEEGGMDIEEVAETNPEKIFKEVIDPVTGLNAFQARRMAFNMNIPAKLVNKAVGLMLGIYKAFIDKDASTVEINPLVVTGDDQVVALDAKFNFDANALYRHKDIVELRDFDEEDPKEIEASKYDLSYISLDGNIGCMVNGAGLAMATMDTISYYGGSPANFLDVGGGATAEKVTEAFKIILSDKNVKGIFVNIFGGIMKCDIIASGVITAAKEVGLEVPLVVRLEGTNVELGKKLLNESGLNIVAADSMADGAQKIVKLVEAEGGVKA; via the coding sequence ATGAATATCCATGAGTATCAAGGGAAAGAGATATTAAGACAATACGGTGTAGCGGTTCCAAGAGGAAGTGTCGCTTTTTCACCAGACGAAGCAGTAAAAGCAGCAAAAGAGCTAGGTGCAAACGTAACTGTAGTAAAAGCACAAATTCATGCAGGGGGCCGCGGTAAAGCGGGAGGCGTTAAAATCGCTAAAAACCTGGATGAAGTTCGCTCTTTCTCTAAAGAATTATTAGGCAAAATTTTAGTAACTCACCAAACAGGTCCAGACGGTAAAGAAGTAAAGCGTCTTTATATAGAAGAAGGTTCGGACATTAAAAAAGAGTATTACTTAAGTTTAGTATTAGACCGTGCAACTTCTAGAGTAGTAATGATGGGTTCTGAAGAAGGCGGTATGGATATCGAAGAGGTAGCCGAGACTAATCCGGAAAAAATCTTCAAAGAAGTAATTGACCCTGTTACAGGTTTAAATGCTTTCCAGGCGCGTCGTATGGCATTCAATATGAATATCCCCGCTAAACTAGTAAATAAAGCAGTAGGGTTAATGCTTGGTATTTATAAAGCATTTATCGATAAAGATGCATCGACAGTAGAAATCAACCCATTAGTTGTAACTGGTGATGACCAGGTAGTGGCGCTTGATGCAAAATTCAACTTTGATGCAAACGCTTTATATCGTCACAAAGATATCGTAGAGTTACGCGATTTCGATGAAGAAGATCCAAAAGAAATTGAAGCATCTAAATATGATTTAAGTTATATTTCGTTAGACGGCAATATCGGCTGTATGGTAAATGGTGCAGGTCTTGCCATGGCGACGATGGATACGATTAGTTACTACGGCGGATCACCCGCAAACTTCCTTGACGTTGGGGGCGGTGCAACAGCTGAAAAAGTAACAGAAGCTTTTAAAATTATTTTATCAGACAAAAATGTAAAAGGAATTTTCGTAAACATTTTTGGTGGAATCATGAAGTGCGACATCATTGCGAGCGGTGTTATTACGGCTGCAAAAGAAGTCGGTTTAGAAGTTCCATTAGTAGTACGTTTAGAAGGGACTAACGTAGAGCTAGGTAAAAAATTGTTAAATGAATCTGGTTTAAACATTGTGGCAGCTGACTCAATGGCGGACGGCGCACAAAAAATCGTGAAATTAGTTGAAGCTGAAGGCGGGGTAAAGGCATGA